The genomic segment TGATTTCCCTGCGGCGCAGCTCCGGTTGCGCCCGTTTGCCAGGTAAAACCGATTAAATTAATTGCTACAAACTTTTAACTTTTTCGTTCAGACCTGTACAATATCCCCCTGATAAAAGTGGGTGCCATCGAGCAAGTTTGTTGGTGATGCCACGTTTTTATAAGCATACTTTGCTTGAGACTTGCAGTTTTCATCTAGCCATGGCAGTTCTATAATGAGACGCATTATCCCAAGTGCATTTTCTGTCACTTCATCTGTAGAAGTGAATCGTTTAGCAACAGGACAGATTCCGCATGACTGACAACAACACCGCATTAAAGAAAGCTGGCCTGAAAGTAACACTTCCTCGGTTGAAAATCCTTGAAGTGCTTCAGGGGCCAGACAATCACCATGTCAGTGCGGAAGACCTTTACAAACGTCTTATCGACATGGGCGAAGAGATTGGACTGGCAACTGTCTATCGCGTTCTAAACCAGTTTGATGACGCGGGCATTGTTACCCGCCATAATTTCGAAGGCGGTAAATCTGTTTTCGAACTGACTCAGCAGCACCACCACGATCACCTGATTTGCCTGGACTGTGGCAAGGTCATTGAATTCAGCGATGATTCCATTGAATCACGCCAGCGTGAAATCGCTGCACGTCATGGCATCCGCCTGACCAACCACAGCCTGTACCTGTACGGCCACTGTGCAGAAGGCGATTGCCGCGAAGACGACCACGCGCACAACGCGAAATAAGTTCGTGTTTATACTCTGAGCCAGCCGTGAGGTTGGCTTTTTTTTGCCTGTCTTCAGGCGAGAAAAAAGCCCGGTGGCACAACGCCACCGGGCGCAATCACAACCCTCGGGTTCATCAGAAAATGGTGAATGGCGCGATAACCATGAATTTCACGTCACGTTCATCCTGGAAGATGTTGCCGTAGCCGCCCGCATAGCTCGGGATGTCGGAATGGTTGTCGTACTGGGTGAAGTGCAGCTTGAACATTGTGCCTTTCGCTCGGCCATCCTGCAGGGTGTAAACAGCATCCAGACTGTATGCGGACTCTTTCAAACGATAGTTTGGATCGTAGTACGCATCCGGCGTCGCCATATCACCCGGTTTCGCATCCCAGGCGTAAACGTAAGAGGCACCCACTGCAAAGCCCGGCAGATTCCAGTTTTTCAGGTCATACATCGTGCCGAAGAAGAGCGCTTTTTCGCCGTCGGCGTTGAAGTCAGAACGGTTATCCCACCAGATATCCAGACGACCGTTTGAGGAGGCGTAGGTTGGCGTCATACGCTGCAGGAAGTAACCCTGCTGCCCTTCGGCCTTCACCCATGTTCCTTCCAGACGCAGGTCAACCTGGCCGACTTTATAGCCGAAGGTCAGCGCCTGCAACCATGCGGTGCCGTTATAAATATCATTTACGCCACCGTCACTCACCTTGTCGCGCGTACCGTAGAACTGGTAGCTGGTACTCAACGGGCTACCCGCAATATCGAATTTGTAGCTGGCTTTTGCAAAGTACTGATCAATATAGCCCTCAGCCTGACCAAACGCCGCTTCAAGCAGTAGATCGTTTTTAAAATCGTACTTCGCGCCTAACGAATGCAGGTATTCCACCTTCGTTTTTTGATCGTTCTGGTAGAAGTTGTCCATTTCGATATGCCACGGCGCTTTGTACTCGTCGGTCCACATATAGGAGAAGCTCAACGCACCTGCAGCACCGTAGTCAAAATTGGCCCCCGCTTCCGCCCCCTTATAGGTACCAGGCATAAAGCTCCAGTGTGGCGCTAACAACGTTTGACCGGTTGGCTGAATATAACCCGCGCGCGCCCATACCGGGCCGTATTTGAATTTCGCCGCGGCCTTATACAGGCTGACACCGCTTTTATCTCCGGACCAGTCTTCTTTATAGGCTTTATTACTGGAGGAGAATGCAATTTCGTTTGGGTGTCCGCTGTCGCCGTTTTCCGCCATTTCGATTGCCGTAAATGCGGCAATATCCAGACCGAACATATCCGCGGCATAACCAGACTGGAAATCCAGGTTGGCGTTCCAGGTGGAATGAGAAAGGTTGGTTTTATATTTGTTATCGGTAACGTCTTTACGGTCACGTTCACGTTGCCAATAATAAATACCGCCCGTGAGGGTAGAATCATCGATGAAGCCTTCAGCCTTTACCTCTGGTGCAGCCATCAGGCCCGACATCGCTGTCACACCGGCTATAGCCAGCGCCAGCGCACTACGTTTGCCACTGAACGTACGCATAGATTATTCCTCTTTGACGAATTCAAGCGCCTTAAACGGCGAAAATATAAAAGACCTGATGGTCAGAGGTAGTTCGAATACCCGCAAAATAACTACCGCCTTTAGGTTATTTTTCGCGACGCGAATTATCAATGCTTTTTAGCGAGTAAACATCAGGATTATGACGAAGTGCACATAATTGGTAGCGCTTTGTAACACTTGCAGCAATACAAGCGTTTACAGGGACTAATGGCTATTTTAAGGAAAATTCAGCAGATAAGAATGCTGAATTATTGGCAAGATGTCTTTCGCTGAATGCGCAAACTTTTTTCGTATGAAATAAGTAGCACCACATTGACCAGCACTCCCTGAAAACTTTATTTATGCCGTCCGCTAATGGCATGATCGTTAAATAAAAAAACGCCGCTCTGTGCGACGTTTGTTTCTCATTGACCCGTCCGGGAGTATTATTCGCCGATCTTAGCCCAGGTATCACGCAGGCCCACGGTACGGTTAAACACGGGTTTTTCAGCAGTACTGTAACGGCTGTCCAGACAGAAGTAACCTTCACGCTCAAACTGGAAAGCTTTACCGGCTTCAGCCGCTTGCAAAGACGGCTCAGCGAAACCCTGCCTGATAACCAGTGATTCCGGGTTAATGGTCGCCAGGAAATCATCCGCCGCGCCAGGGTTAGGCACGCTGAACAGACGGTCGTACAGGCGAATTTCTACCGGCAGCGCGTGCGTTGCGCTCACCCAGTGGATCACGCCTTTCACTTTACGTCCATCTGCGGGATCTTTGCTGAGGGTCTCTGCATCGTAGGAACAGAAGATGGTAACGATATGACCTTCTGCATCTTTCTCAACGCGCTCAGCTTTAATCACATAGGCGTTACGCAGACGCACTTCTTTTCCCAGCACCAATCGCTTGTACTGTTTGTTCGCTTCTTCGCGAAAATCTGCACGGTCGATCCAGATCTCAGCGCTGAATGGCACCTCACGGCTCCCCATTTCCGGCTTGCTCGGATGGTTAGGCATGGTCACCCGTTCACTCTCGCCCTGCGGGTAGTTCTCAATAATCAGCTTCACCGGGTCGATGACGGCCATCGCGCGCGGCGCGTTTTCGTTCAGATCTTCACGAATACAGGATTCCAGTGAAGCAATCTCAATGGTGTTGTCCTGTTTGGTGACGCCGATGCGCTTACAGAACTCACGAATAGACGCAGAGGTATAGCCACGGCGACGCAGACCAGAGATGGTCGGCATACGCGGATCGTCCCAGCCTTCAACGTGTTTATCGGTCACCAGCAGGTTCAGCTTACGCTTGGACATCACCGTGTATTCCAGATTCAGACGAGAGAACTCGTACTGACGCGGATGCACAGGAATGGTGATGTTATCCAGCACCCAGTCGTACAGACGACGGTTGTCCTGGAACTCCAGCGTACACAGGGAGTGCGTAATACCTTCCAGCGCATCGCTGATGCAGTGGGTGAAGTCGTACATCGGGTAGATGCACCACTTATTGCCGGTCTGGTGGTGATCGGCGAACTTAATACGGTACAGAACCGGATCGCGCATCACGATGAACGCAGAGGCCATATCGATTTTGGCACGCAGGCACGCTTTGCCTTCTTCGAAGCCACCGGCGCGCATTTTTTCAAACAGCGCCAGGTTCTCTTCTACGCTGCGATCGCGGTACGGGCTATTTTTACCCGGCGCGGTCAACGAGCCGCGGTATTCACGAATTTCGTCCGCTGACAGTTCATCAACATACGCCAGACCTTTGTTGATAAGCTCAACCGCATAGGCGTACAGCTGATCAAAATAGTCAGAGGAGTAGCAGATATCACCCGACCAGTTGAAGCCCAGCCATTGTACGTCGTTCTTGATGGACTCAACGTATTCGATGTCTTCTTTTACGGGGTTGGTGTCATCGAAACGCAGATTACACTGCCCCTGATAGTCCAGGGCAATGCCAAAGTTCAGGCAGATCGATTTCGCATGCCCGATATGCAGGTAGCCGTTCGGCTCCGGCGGGAAGCGGGTATGAACTGTGGTGTGCTTACCACTGGCCAGATCTTCATCGATGATCTGACGAATAAAGTTACTCGGGCGGGCTTCTGCCTCACTCATCGTGGATTCCTCAAAGCGTAACAACGTATAACGGCATATGATCTTATAAGCAGGACGAAGAGACAACCCTTATATAACGGAAAAAGCGTTACTCATAAAAAAGCGGCGGAGGTTCTCCCCCGCCGCTTAAGGCATGAACTCAACTCAGGAGCGATTACTTGCCTTTGATCTCATACAGTGGGGTTTGACCCGCAACCACCTGACCTTTCGCCTGGATGACCATGCCGCTAAAGTCGTCGATATTGCTGCAAACAACCGGGCTAATCATCGAGCGCGCATTGGCGTTCAGGAAGTCGAGGTCCATTTCCAGAACCGGCTGACCTGCAACCACTTCAGTCCCCTCCTCCACCAGGCGGGTAAAGCCCTGGCCGTTCAGCGCAACGGTATCGATACCCATATGGACAACGATCTCCGCACCCTTTTCTGTTTCCAGGCAGAACGCGTGATTGGTGTTGAAAATTTTCACGATGGTGCCGGCCGCTGGCGATACCACAGTTTTTTCCGTTGGTTTCACCGCCACCCCGTCGCCAACCGCTTTACTGGCAAACGCTTCATCAGGGACCTGCTCAATGGCAACAACTTCGCCAGTCACCGGAGAAACCAGCGCAGCGATGGTCGTTGCATTGGGCACCGCCTGAGGAGTAACAGCGGGTGCGACGGCCGGTGCCGCAGAGGCTTGCGCCGCAGCGACCGGGCCGGTGGTTTTCATCGCATTGGCGATTTTCTCTGCCACGAAGCCTACGATAATCTGCACGCTGGTTTTGTTCAGACGGATTACGCCGGAGGCGCCCAGACGTTTTGCCAGCGCTTCGTTCACCAGCGAAGAGTCTTTCACGTTCAGACGCAGGCGAGTGATACAGGCATCAATGCCGGTCAGGTTATCAGACCCCCCCACCGCCGCGATGTACTGACGTGCCAGACCAGAAACATCCTGATCCTGCGCACCGCTCACGTTCACGTCCTGACCATCGGCTTCGCTACCGGCCACGGCCAGTTCACGACCCGGCGTCATCAGGTTGAATTTGGTGATAGTGAAGCGGAACACCACATAATAAATGGCGAAGAAGACCAGACCTTGTGGGATCAACATCCACCAGTGGGTTGCCAGCGGGTTACGCGAGGAGAGCACCATATCCACCAGACCAGCGCTGAAGCCGAAGCCCGCAATCCAGTGCATGCTGGCAGCGATGAACACCGAGATACCGGTCAGCACGGCGTGGATCACATACAGGACTGGCGCAACGAACATGAAGGAGAATTCCAGCGGCTCGGTGATACCGGTAAAGAAGGCAGCAAACGCACCCGCCATCATAATCCCCAGCACTTTCGCTTTGTTCTCGGGACGCGCGCAATGGTAAATAGCCAGCGCCGCCCCCGGCAGGCC from the unidentified bacterial endosymbiont genome contains:
- the fur gene encoding ferric iron uptake transcriptional regulator; this translates as MTDNNTALKKAGLKVTLPRLKILEVLQGPDNHHVSAEDLYKRLIDMGEEIGLATVYRVLNQFDDAGIVTRHNFEGGKSVFELTQQHHHDHLICLDCGKVIEFSDDSIESRQREIAARHGIRLTNHSLYLYGHCAEGDCREDDHAHNAK
- the chiP gene encoding chitoporin ChiP; this encodes MRTFSGKRSALALAIAGVTAMSGLMAAPEVKAEGFIDDSTLTGGIYYWQRERDRKDVTDNKYKTNLSHSTWNANLDFQSGYAADMFGLDIAAFTAIEMAENGDSGHPNEIAFSSSNKAYKEDWSGDKSGVSLYKAAAKFKYGPVWARAGYIQPTGQTLLAPHWSFMPGTYKGAEAGANFDYGAAGALSFSYMWTDEYKAPWHIEMDNFYQNDQKTKVEYLHSLGAKYDFKNDLLLEAAFGQAEGYIDQYFAKASYKFDIAGSPLSTSYQFYGTRDKVSDGGVNDIYNGTAWLQALTFGYKVGQVDLRLEGTWVKAEGQQGYFLQRMTPTYASSNGRLDIWWDNRSDFNADGEKALFFGTMYDLKNWNLPGFAVGASYVYAWDAKPGDMATPDAYYDPNYRLKESAYSLDAVYTLQDGRAKGTMFKLHFTQYDNHSDIPSYAGGYGNIFQDERDVKFMVIAPFTIF
- the glnS gene encoding glutamine--tRNA ligase — its product is MSEAEARPSNFIRQIIDEDLASGKHTTVHTRFPPEPNGYLHIGHAKSICLNFGIALDYQGQCNLRFDDTNPVKEDIEYVESIKNDVQWLGFNWSGDICYSSDYFDQLYAYAVELINKGLAYVDELSADEIREYRGSLTAPGKNSPYRDRSVEENLALFEKMRAGGFEEGKACLRAKIDMASAFIVMRDPVLYRIKFADHHQTGNKWCIYPMYDFTHCISDALEGITHSLCTLEFQDNRRLYDWVLDNITIPVHPRQYEFSRLNLEYTVMSKRKLNLLVTDKHVEGWDDPRMPTISGLRRRGYTSASIREFCKRIGVTKQDNTIEIASLESCIREDLNENAPRAMAVIDPVKLIIENYPQGESERVTMPNHPSKPEMGSREVPFSAEIWIDRADFREEANKQYKRLVLGKEVRLRNAYVIKAERVEKDAEGHIVTIFCSYDAETLSKDPADGRKVKGVIHWVSATHALPVEIRLYDRLFSVPNPGAADDFLATINPESLVIRQGFAEPSLQAAEAGKAFQFEREGYFCLDSRYSTAEKPVFNRTVGLRDTWAKIGE
- the nagE gene encoding N-acetylglucosamine-specific PTS transporter subunit IIBC — translated: MSILGYLQKVGRALMVPVATLPAAAILMGVGYWIDPVGWGGDNALAAFFIKSGSAIIDNMSVLFAIGVAYGMSKDKDGAAALTGFVGFLVLTTLCSPAAVSMIQKIPADQVPAAFGKINNQFVGILVGIISAELYNRFSSVELPKALSFFSGRRLVPILTSFVMIVVAFILMYIWPVIFDGLVNFGEQIQKLGSVGAGVYAFFNRLLIPVGLHHALNSVFWFDVAGINDIPNFLGGAQSIEAGNAVVGITGRYQAGFFPIMMFGLPGAALAIYHCARPENKAKVLGIMMAGAFAAFFTGITEPLEFSFMFVAPVLYVIHAVLTGISVFIAASMHWIAGFGFSAGLVDMVLSSRNPLATHWWMLIPQGLVFFAIYYVVFRFTITKFNLMTPGRELAVAGSEADGQDVNVSGAQDQDVSGLARQYIAAVGGSDNLTGIDACITRLRLNVKDSSLVNEALAKRLGASGVIRLNKTSVQIIVGFVAEKIANAMKTTGPVAAAQASAAPAVAPAVTPQAVPNATTIAALVSPVTGEVVAIEQVPDEAFASKAVGDGVAVKPTEKTVVSPAAGTIVKIFNTNHAFCLETEKGAEIVVHMGIDTVALNGQGFTRLVEEGTEVVAGQPVLEMDLDFLNANARSMISPVVCSNIDDFSGMVIQAKGQVVAGQTPLYEIKGK